The following proteins are encoded in a genomic region of Thioclava nitratireducens:
- a CDS encoding MATE family efflux transporter, giving the protein MAEITHARVLKIALPIVLSNATIPILGAVDTAVVGQIGLPAPIGAVGIGAVILSSLYWIFGFLRMGTTGLVSQAHGTGDTGEVSAGLMRALIIAGIAGLSLIVLQLPLFWAAFQLAPASDEVEGLARDYLQIRIWGAPLTISLYAFTGWLIALERTRGVLLLQVAMNALNVGLDLLFVLGFSWGVQGVAGATLISEIGGVLLALWLCRAAFAGGLWRARAIFDRVKLATMARVNTDIMLRSILLQASFTSFLFLGAGQGDVTLAANQVLLQFLQITAFALDGFAFSAESLVGQAVGAHSAARLRRASIVSSQWGIGGALVLGAVFLLAGPAIIDLMTTAPNVRIEARDYLIWIAAAPLIGGPAWMLDGIFIGATLTREMRNAMVVSVAIYTAALFVLIPLFGNHGLWAGLMILNATRGLTMARLYPRAEAKASSG; this is encoded by the coding sequence ATGGCTGAGATTACCCATGCGCGGGTCCTGAAGATCGCGCTGCCCATCGTCCTCTCGAACGCTACGATCCCTATCCTCGGCGCGGTCGACACGGCCGTCGTCGGCCAGATCGGCCTGCCCGCGCCGATCGGGGCGGTGGGGATCGGAGCGGTGATCCTGTCCTCGCTCTACTGGATCTTCGGATTCCTCAGGATGGGCACAACCGGGCTGGTGAGCCAGGCGCATGGGACGGGCGACACCGGCGAGGTGTCCGCCGGGCTGATGCGCGCGCTGATCATTGCGGGGATCGCCGGGCTGAGCCTCATCGTGCTGCAACTTCCGCTGTTCTGGGCCGCTTTTCAGCTTGCCCCAGCGAGCGACGAGGTCGAGGGGCTTGCCCGCGACTACCTGCAGATCCGCATCTGGGGCGCGCCGCTGACGATCTCGCTCTACGCTTTCACCGGATGGTTGATCGCGCTGGAGCGCACGCGCGGGGTCCTCTTGCTGCAGGTGGCGATGAACGCGTTGAACGTCGGGCTGGATCTTCTGTTCGTTCTCGGCTTCAGTTGGGGCGTGCAAGGCGTAGCCGGCGCCACGCTCATCTCCGAAATCGGCGGTGTGCTGCTGGCGCTTTGGCTGTGTCGCGCTGCCTTTGCGGGAGGGCTGTGGCGCGCGCGCGCGATCTTCGACCGCGTGAAACTGGCGACTATGGCGCGGGTGAATACCGACATCATGCTCCGCTCGATCCTGCTGCAGGCGAGCTTCACCTCCTTCCTGTTCCTCGGCGCGGGACAGGGCGATGTGACCCTCGCGGCCAATCAGGTGCTGCTGCAATTCCTGCAGATCACGGCCTTCGCGCTGGACGGGTTCGCCTTCTCCGCCGAGAGCCTCGTGGGGCAGGCCGTGGGCGCGCATTCCGCGGCACGGCTGCGCCGGGCGAGCATCGTGTCCTCGCAATGGGGGATCGGTGGCGCGCTCGTGCTGGGCGCGGTCTTCCTGCTCGCAGGCCCTGCGATCATCGACCTGATGACCACCGCGCCGAATGTCCGCATCGAGGCGCGCGACTACCTGATCTGGATCGCCGCCGCCCCGCTGATCGGCGGGCCGGCCTGGATGCTCGACGGCATTTTCATCGGCGCGACCCTGACGCGCGAGATGCGCAACGCGATGGTCGTCTCGGTCGCGATCTACACGGCGGCGCTATTCGTGCTGATCCCGCTTTTCGGCAATCACGGGCTCTGGGCGGGGCTGATGATCCTCAACGCCACGCGCGGCCTGACGATGGCGCGGCTCTATCCCCGGGCCGAGGCGAAAGCTTCATCCGGGTAG
- a CDS encoding peptidase, whose product MRSALRLREGGLAAYQQEMKWVALALGIASTIAIVQNWYPLNLFLSLPFCLIWAYHAWLHTERQLKYLNIMFTGFYLYGIARYFLMSQGQG is encoded by the coding sequence ATGCGTTCGGCATTGCGTCTGCGCGAAGGTGGCCTTGCTGCCTATCAGCAAGAGATGAAATGGGTCGCGCTCGCCCTCGGCATCGCCTCCACCATTGCTATCGTGCAGAACTGGTACCCGCTCAACCTGTTTCTCAGCCTGCCATTCTGCCTGATCTGGGCCTATCACGCCTGGCTGCATACAGAGCGCCAGCTGAAATATCTCAACATCATGTTCACCGGTTTCTACCTCTACGGGATCGCGCGCTATTTCCTGATGTCGCAGGGGCAGGGCTGA
- a CDS encoding ABC transporter permease translates to MSCIQTIADYGLRSVGIGERLLPRSDFTMCQQFTLIGSGMIWNLYFGILALLAGFFLATTLAVAKNSERAIFRKPADWFIFLFRGSPLFIQFFLAYEAFAMLPRAGFPILGITVATDWITRAWAGALIVLFFNTSAYAAEIFYGALRSVPKGDMEAADAYGMTGWTKFRRVTWPTMLRLGWPSYTNEAIFLFHATTLVFFSGFPAFRQEGDALYYAKYFADKTFNPFIPYPIAAFYFILLTLCVIAVFGVINRRLNRHLPQESRKRFRFRPQIIR, encoded by the coding sequence ATGAGCTGCATTCAGACCATCGCGGATTACGGTCTGCGGTCCGTGGGCATCGGCGAGCGGCTGCTGCCGCGCTCCGATTTCACCATGTGCCAGCAATTCACCCTGATCGGCTCGGGGATGATCTGGAACCTCTATTTCGGCATCCTCGCGCTTCTGGCGGGCTTCTTCCTCGCGACCACGCTGGCAGTGGCGAAGAACTCCGAACGTGCAATTTTCCGCAAACCCGCGGACTGGTTCATCTTCCTGTTCCGCGGCTCACCGCTTTTCATCCAGTTTTTCCTCGCCTACGAGGCCTTCGCGATGCTGCCCCGGGCTGGCTTCCCGATCCTCGGCATCACGGTCGCGACGGACTGGATCACGCGGGCCTGGGCAGGCGCCCTGATCGTGCTGTTCTTCAACACCTCCGCCTATGCCGCCGAGATTTTCTACGGCGCGCTGCGCTCGGTTCCGAAAGGCGACATGGAAGCCGCGGACGCCTATGGCATGACCGGCTGGACCAAATTCCGCCGCGTGACATGGCCGACGATGCTCCGGCTCGGTTGGCCGTCCTACACCAACGAGGCGATCTTCCTGTTCCACGCCACCACGCTCGTGTTCTTCTCGGGCTTCCCGGCGTTCCGGCAGGAGGGCGACGCGCTCTATTACGCGAAATATTTCGCGGACAAGACCTTCAATCCCTTCATCCCCTACCCGATCGCGGCGTTCTATTTCATCCTGCTCACGCTCTGCGTCATCGCGGTCTTCGGGGTGATCAACCGCCGCCTGAACCGCCATCTGCCGCAGGAAAGCCGCAAGCGCTTCCGGTTCAGGCCGCAGATTATCAGGTGA
- a CDS encoding PaaI family thioesterase, whose translation MSDENDKILEQARQFIEAIPHSRALGMQMDEIRPGCATLSMPYDTRFVGDPRTGVIHGGAVSALMDTCAGAAVMSHPQAGASTATLDLRIDYMRPATPGQRITARAECYHVTRSVAFVRATTHDEDAERPVATATGAFTVSRPDKPKSEGQA comes from the coding sequence ATGAGCGACGAGAACGACAAGATACTCGAACAGGCGCGCCAGTTCATCGAGGCGATCCCGCATTCCCGCGCGCTGGGCATGCAGATGGACGAGATCCGCCCCGGCTGCGCGACCCTCTCGATGCCCTATGACACGCGCTTCGTGGGCGATCCGCGCACCGGCGTGATCCATGGCGGCGCGGTCTCGGCGCTGATGGATACCTGCGCGGGCGCCGCCGTAATGAGCCACCCGCAGGCGGGCGCCTCTACCGCGACGCTCGATCTGCGCATCGATTACATGCGCCCCGCGACGCCCGGCCAGCGGATCACCGCGCGGGCCGAATGCTATCACGTCACCCGCTCGGTGGCCTTCGTGCGTGCGACCACCCATGACGAGGACGCGGAGCGCCCCGTGGCGACTGCCACCGGTGCCTTCACCGTCTCGCGGCCCGACAAACCCAAATCGGAGGGCCAGGCATGA
- a CDS encoding ABC transporter permease, with amino-acid sequence MLNSCSDPSALHGLSWLLCYLTTGKHMMFYGSFGIVLILLAVTAPVALIFGFGGALAARSTLAPLKLLGRGYIAMVRGVPDIIFFLFVPIAMDQGLEYLKSRAICPDPGPAWTGNEFHVCAAAKIPLGTSPQFYHEAYGFALAVVAFSIVYGAFAANVLFGAMQAVPRAQLETAEAYGMTRAQVNRRVLIPQMWAYAIPGLSNLWMILIKATPLLFLLGIEDIVYWARELGATKSQIYSYPHPDWRLYYFLALLVFYLVMTKLSEIVLARINRRLSFGQATAAGEALRKAGA; translated from the coding sequence ATGCTCAACAGCTGTTCCGATCCTTCCGCCCTTCACGGGCTTTCCTGGCTTCTGTGCTACCTGACAACGGGCAAGCACATGATGTTCTATGGCTCCTTTGGGATCGTGCTGATCCTGCTGGCCGTGACGGCGCCGGTGGCGCTGATCTTCGGTTTCGGGGGCGCGCTCGCCGCGCGGTCGACCCTCGCACCGCTGAAGCTTCTGGGACGCGGCTATATCGCGATGGTGCGCGGTGTGCCGGATATCATCTTCTTCCTCTTCGTGCCGATCGCGATGGACCAGGGGCTCGAATACCTGAAATCGCGCGCGATCTGCCCCGACCCCGGCCCCGCCTGGACGGGGAACGAGTTCCACGTCTGTGCCGCGGCGAAAATCCCGCTCGGTACCTCCCCACAATTCTACCACGAGGCCTATGGCTTCGCGCTGGCCGTGGTGGCCTTCTCCATCGTCTACGGGGCGTTCGCCGCGAACGTGCTGTTCGGTGCGATGCAGGCCGTGCCGCGCGCGCAGCTGGAGACCGCCGAGGCTTACGGCATGACTCGCGCGCAGGTGAACCGCCGCGTACTGATCCCGCAGATGTGGGCCTATGCGATCCCCGGCCTGTCAAACCTATGGATGATCCTCATCAAGGCGACGCCTCTGCTGTTCCTTCTGGGCATCGAGGATATCGTCTACTGGGCGCGCGAACTCGGCGCGACCAAGTCGCAGATCTACTCTTATCCACACCCCGACTGGCGGCTCTACTACTTCCTCGCGCTGCTGGTCTTCTATCTGGTGATGACCAAGCTCTCCGAGATCGTGCTGGCGCGCATCAACCGCCGCCTCTCCTTCGGGCAGGCCACGGCTGCCGGTGAAGCGCTGAGAAAGGCGGGCGCATGA
- a CDS encoding glutamine synthetase family protein, with the protein MNWLHDHPDVRTIRVAAADLNGVARGKRLPARFADKVFTEGTRFPYSVMNLDIWGEDVEDSPLVFESGDADGLLMPTERGFLPMPWLSAPTALLPIWMFHMDGTPYAGDPRQALARVVERYKALGLTPVVATELEFFLIDDSGKTLRVPPSPRSGKRRTGGEVLSLRALDAFDIFFSQLYDACEAMDIPADTAISEAGPGQFEINLSHQPDPLKAADDSWLFKMLVKGLARAHGFAASFMAKPYDEWPGNGMHMHFSVLDAEGSNIFNDGTPQGSDQMRHAVAGCLAAMSGSALIFAPHENSYDRLVPDAHAPTGIAWAYENRTSALRIPASGPQARRIEHRVAGGDVNPYLMIAAILGAALIGIEDKIEAPEPIKGNAYALDLPQMPTDWEEAIDAFQNCEIMPRIFDRELITNFAMTKRQELHYMAELSDQEQTELYLDTV; encoded by the coding sequence ATGAACTGGCTGCACGACCATCCCGACGTTCGCACGATCCGCGTGGCGGCGGCCGATCTCAACGGGGTGGCGCGCGGCAAGCGCCTGCCGGCTCGTTTCGCCGATAAGGTCTTCACCGAAGGGACGCGCTTTCCCTATTCGGTGATGAACCTCGACATCTGGGGCGAGGATGTCGAAGACAGCCCGCTCGTCTTCGAATCCGGCGATGCCGACGGCCTTCTGATGCCGACCGAGCGGGGCTTCCTGCCGATGCCGTGGCTCTCGGCGCCGACGGCGCTGCTGCCGATCTGGATGTTCCACATGGACGGCACGCCCTATGCGGGCGATCCCCGGCAGGCGCTGGCCCGCGTCGTGGAACGCTACAAGGCTCTGGGGCTGACCCCCGTGGTCGCGACCGAGCTGGAATTCTTTCTGATCGACGATAGCGGCAAGACCCTGCGGGTGCCGCCCTCGCCGCGCTCGGGCAAACGCCGCACCGGCGGCGAGGTGCTATCGTTGCGCGCGCTCGACGCGTTCGACATTTTCTTCAGCCAGCTCTACGACGCCTGCGAGGCGATGGATATTCCCGCCGATACCGCGATCTCCGAAGCGGGTCCCGGCCAGTTCGAGATCAACCTTAGCCACCAACCCGACCCGCTTAAGGCCGCCGATGACAGCTGGCTGTTCAAGATGCTGGTGAAAGGGCTGGCACGCGCGCATGGTTTCGCCGCGTCCTTCATGGCGAAACCGTACGACGAATGGCCCGGCAACGGCATGCATATGCATTTCTCCGTGCTCGATGCCGAGGGCAGCAACATCTTCAACGACGGCACGCCGCAGGGCTCGGATCAGATGCGCCACGCGGTCGCCGGCTGTCTGGCTGCGATGTCGGGCTCGGCGCTGATCTTCGCGCCGCATGAGAACAGCTATGACCGCCTGGTGCCCGACGCCCATGCGCCAACTGGGATCGCCTGGGCCTACGAGAACCGCACCTCGGCGCTGCGTATCCCGGCCTCTGGCCCGCAGGCGCGCCGGATCGAGCATCGCGTGGCGGGCGGCGACGTGAACCCCTACCTGATGATCGCCGCTATCCTGGGCGCGGCGCTGATCGGGATCGAAGACAAGATAGAAGCGCCCGAGCCGATCAAGGGCAACGCCTATGCGCTCGACCTGCCGCAGATGCCCACCGACTGGGAAGAGGCGATCGACGCCTTCCAGAATTGCGAGATCATGCCGCGCATCTTCGACCGCGAACTGATCACCAATTTCGCCATGACCAAGCGGCAGGAGCTGCATTACATGGCGGAGCTCTCGGATCAGGAACAGACCGAGCTTTACCTGGATACTGTCTGA
- a CDS encoding PaaI family thioesterase, translating into MSRPKPEPVQQVKQRRDGALKMLVEGIPYAQFLGIGFDRRGDELTGVLSYDDKLIGNPMLPAIHGGVTAAFLEVTAIIELSWSYLWDDIEAGRIDFDALTPESLPRLPKTIDFTVDYLRSGLPRDAYARARVNRSGRRYASVHVEAWQDNRTRIFAQATGHFLMPARDDTSANG; encoded by the coding sequence ATGAGCCGTCCCAAGCCCGAACCCGTCCAGCAGGTCAAGCAGCGCCGTGACGGCGCGCTCAAGATGCTCGTCGAGGGCATTCCTTACGCGCAATTCCTCGGCATCGGTTTCGACCGGCGCGGCGACGAGCTGACCGGTGTTCTGTCCTATGATGACAAGCTGATCGGCAACCCGATGCTGCCCGCGATCCATGGCGGGGTGACGGCGGCCTTTCTAGAGGTCACCGCGATCATCGAGCTCAGCTGGTCCTACCTCTGGGACGATATCGAGGCGGGGCGGATCGATTTCGACGCGCTGACGCCCGAGAGCCTGCCGCGGCTGCCCAAGACGATCGACTTCACGGTGGATTACCTGCGCTCCGGCCTGCCGCGCGACGCCTATGCGCGGGCGCGGGTCAACCGCTCGGGGCGGCGTTACGCCAGCGTCCATGTCGAGGCCTGGCAGGACAACCGGACCCGGATCTTCGCGCAGGCGACCGGACACTTCCTGATGCCCGCGCGGGACGATACCTCCGCCAATGGCTGA